The Quercus lobata isolate SW786 chromosome 9, ValleyOak3.0 Primary Assembly, whole genome shotgun sequence region aaatacgtgtgagtgaaaaagtgtgtaatgttgtttaaaatgtgaaaatgtgagtttgaaCTCACTCACCAAACAGGTCCTAAAATTCTCCAATAAtacaaaatagtgaaaaatagtaatactactccattctctcacattatattattattattataaatttaataagtaaaaaaaaaagtcaaatcaAATAGACTATTAATTTATGTTGATTGACActcatgaaaaataaaataaatagttcaCTCCATAAGATTTAAAACAATTCTCTcctttaatttgatttttgagaTTATTTATATGTGAGTGTCCAATTACAATATTTAATCATGgctgttttaaatttatttatttgggagTTGATGAAGTTAAAGGAATGCAAAGGGGTAtataagaaaactaaaaatatcaatattagtaaaagtaataatataaaaaaaatataaaaaaaaaacttataaattaagaATATGATAAAGAGTATGATTTCAGATGAAATagaatagataaaaataattcatgTGACCCACCTTAACTAATTTTTGAGTATccataactaataaaaaaaaaaaagaattaaagctTTAATATTGTTGtggtatataaatttatttgcaTGAGGATATTTATATACCAATGTTTAATGATGTATCTAATGAACTTGCTATGTTTGAATGGACTTgctttgaaatgaaaaaaaaagaaagggaagtgTTATTTTCAATTAGACAAATCACAAATTCACACGCAGTTGGTACACAAaagtttttatgttttgctaATTTAAGGCtaggtattttctttttttttgcttaaaggtTAAGACTAcgttttttctcaaaaaaaaaaaaaaaaaaaaggttaagacTACGCCATTTACTACTACGCTACTCATCAAGTCAAATTTTGCTACATTTTTTTGTacatttgcttttttttttcttcgtgagtttattatctatttttgttcttgaaaataGCTAAGGGcccaaaatgtttttttttccatgcTTTTTGTGGCAGACATTCTCTTTTGAAACAAGAAAAAGTGGCATTAACTTCATAGAGCCAACACGTTTTATGGCTACCCGTTTAGTTTgaatgtttgttttttattttataactgtCATGCACTCATGCATAttcttttataattgttttgGATGAATATAAATAGGTTGTAACGGTAGtgtaataaagaaataatattgtaataaagaaaatgagtattccttttactttttttttttctatccaaaaaaaaaaagttacttgtTTTTTATGAGACCAAGCAACATTATTTTACCAATGTAataaatagataatttttttcttatcaaaaaaataaatagataatttttttttttttaaaaaaagcaataactatttgactatttaattaaaattattttcataaaaaaatatttttttcacattgaaaaaaaattctgtaaAATCtataaagttgataaaaatattttattaattttttatgtgaaaatattttttcaaaaaatattttttttctttaattaattacataatttttcaacgaaattgaaaaaaacacctgaatttaataatttgaaaacTTAGAAAACTAATTGAATGAAAACAAAGTTAGAAGACTAAAATGAATTTCAGTCAACTTAAAAggtaaaatttacattttagattaatttattattatttttttatccatgtTTCTCCCTCTTCCATGTTTCTttgtcaaattcaaatttaaagaaaaaaaaaattttattaaaaaataagatatctcctaaattttagataaattttaagaaaaaaacttcttttaattttttttaaaaaattactaatggtttttcttaaaaaaaaaaagagaaaaaaaaaagctaattacgaaaggaaaaaaaagaagttatacAGTTTTGATTTTTGACCAAGGAAGGGAGGGTCCAAAGCCACTCTTGGGCAAGAGAGGGAGACCCAATCAGGCAGGAAGGAGATGATTACATTTTCCAGATTTAAAAGTGTACAATGTGTAATGTAATGCCatatctaattttaaaaaatgtgccACTAAATACACTTTTTAATTTGTAACATTTGacacataaaatatataaaagaaaatggtgTTTCAAACTTTGTCCAAAGATATTTTGCTTTATCTATGAGACACCCAAGAAATCACATTAAGAGCATCGACATTGGTGgtgcaaaaaatttagcaatttaacactataaaaagctactttatctattttaccacatcattttacaaaatAGTCAATatcagtggttttattttagtattcaacacaataaaataatataaataatacaataaaataatatatctactataataaacaacaacaaccaccaccaccactactgCAGCCCACTTTTGCTATATTTTGATagtaaatttagcattttagcAAAATGCCTACACCAATACTAATACTCTAACCAATAGTGTGGTGGATTGAAAGTATTAAGTAATAACAACACCATTCGAGTACCCCGATGGGGGTGATCCTAATACTAAAAGtgaataataataactaataagttaGACTTAAATGAGACCTAGACATATAATCTAGCATAAAACAAACAGGATACTGAACTATTCCTTTACCTTGCTCCTTCTACAATTGACGTCttctagaaaaaaataaaaaaaatctcatcaaattatttttttagttaataacattatttttttagtatttctttttaactaattttactcaataactttttatatattatcatACTATgtaataaagatatataatagtAAATTCATGCAAACAACTTTTTCCATTCTCCCATTGTTATAGAAGTTTTCATCTCTTTACTTTTTCATCCTTCCAGCTAAACATGTATgagaaaaaactaaatattttttatcccTCATTTTATCATCCTCTAAACAAGATACATTACCTAATAAATGagtttttatttctaatttcaTCCATATTGGGATTCTTTTTATcgaaatattgaattttttacttattttttcagtaattaaaaatttatatatataaatataatattccATTTGcaaaagatataattttctTAAAGAGTTGAGTTAGATTATCAATAGAAATACTGGcctatttctatttctaaatTATTTGGCAAATCTTGGTAATTGACCCTGAGCTTCTCAACTCCTCTCCCGCCTCAAGTAACCTATGTCAAAATCTATCAACATGCTACAAGTGTAAAAATTTGCTGAAACACCCCTCAGCCATCACACGAAAGAAATTCTATTGCCGTTAAATGTCTcaataacaatataaatttaacttagaaaatggaaaacaaatttattgtcTGAGCTGAATGAGTTTGCAGATTTAGAAATTGGGTtgcttttgtttgattgaaGGTGATCAAATCCTCCTTTAGGATTGCATTTGAGAACAAGGATTTAGatttacaaaatagaaatttagaATGCATAGATTGAATTCCATGAATTTTAAATCCTTTGACTTGAATGTCTTGATCATTTATATGGTCAAATGTATTTGAAGttcattttcattgattttagagtaatgttacccacacaaaaaatttcacaatatttttaatagcaATTGAGTTGGCTAACATTTATCAGTCCTCATTTGTACTCActactaacatcactttttaacCTATCATAACAATCACTCACTTTTGATTTTAAGCAATCTTACCTTAGGTTTagttttgaaaaggaaaaataaaaatgaaaacagatacaaaattatcaaagaaCAAAGCTGACCCAACAACAAACCAAATGCTCCAATTTATAGTTACACTTTCTAGTGAAAAACCCCAGTCATATAATCAacataaatgtgtaaaatgcgAAACGTTAAATCCTGGAAAAAGAGTTACACAAAAAGcattcaatcaaacaaaacatatcCACTCAGCCCACTTTCTAACTTTAATCAGATACCCAAACTACAGTGATCAAGGTCAAATTAATTTTACTGATGTTGCAGGAAAATTTTCAGACCAGTACCGGGTGACAGTTTGATCCAATGACATCAATACAATAAGTTAGCAATAATTAGTGCAAGTTAAAGGAGAATAAATCATCTGAGAACAACAAGAAAAGCGACAGCAACAAAATCAAGCAAATCACTATCCACaatgaaatcatttgcttttgACATACCTCTCCCGACCTATGCTGAAGCAAATCATCCCAGTCCACATCTTCTATGCAGCAAGCATCCAAGCTGtatatgtgattttattttatagttattaatttagattcttagtattttgtactcattaactcacttggcacaaagattaaaaaacttaaagtgGATAATTATAATGTAACCCCCACATCAATTTAAACACATAgtgcaaaattggattctaatttcaaattttaattgaactttctttgagttttacctattaatatataataataataataataataatgaaaatagtaataatgTAACATCATTAAGAAaactgaaatatttttttaatggcaaACCCTTCATGGGGGCTTTACCAAGCCGACTGttagctttaaaaaaaacaaatgtagCAACCTTGGCATGAGGGAAATATTGTGATTCAAAACACAGGTTTCAAATAGGTTGTGTTGAATCCCTATTCTTAAAAGTTCATATTAATTACTGCAAAATATACATCCTTTTATGCATGCCCTTTTTTCCCCTAATGAAATCCCATGAAAAGAATTCAGGTTCATCTTACACAGAAGGGAATATAGACAAGCCAATTCACCATAGATCAATCCTATAATCAGATACAATTACTTCTGTCTACAATGTATTACTTGCATACTTATAAATCATCATTCCAACTGTACTCACACCACAAGAATTTCACACCTACAAGATATGTATTTGTAAAGTATTTGACTGATTGATCTTCTAAAAATATATGCATGGTGCACTTCCATTTCCAAAGGGGAAAATATTGGCAAAACCAAGACTCATTTAAATCCAACTTTCAGTACTCCCTGATCACTATAAACATATAGACCCAAATCCAGCAATGGTCTCAGCTTTATCAAGGAATGTAACATCCACTACAGAGCAATGACCCTTGTGACCTGTCAAGATTTCAACCTTGAGAAATAGTTGGCTAAACTATTCATTAAATCCCCTGCTGGAGTAGAGAGTCATTGTAAGTCATCTCCAAGTTGTCACATTTGCATCTGTAAAAATTGCATTATGATGTTCTATAAGGCACTGAACAACTTCAATAGCACCAAAGTCAGTTGGCACGCCATCATCCAAGGGAATGAGAGAAGATGCATCAACACTTTCACCCTCTTCTGTACCCacaaaattaaggaaaaaaaaaaaataggcagAAGAGTAAGGCTTTACCAATGCAAACAAAGTTTACTTTTCAATTAGCACAATATATTTGCATTATCCTACAATTTATTAGGGGGAAACAAACTTATGGCTTATAccatttcaataaataaattcaataaattttaagtcaTAGATGGATTCGGTACATTATTACACATTTAGCAGTTtacaactatttatttattttcatacgTCTGTtgatactttttcttttttggataagtgaTAATAAGTCTGTTGATACCtatacccaacccaatccatTTAATTAGGATACATCTCTACCCACCAGTTAACGCAATTATATATGAACAGTTATAAAACTCAGGAGGGCCTTTTTCAAGGAATAAGAAAGACTCCAGGCAGATGCATCCACTTGATGGATTTCTAATTTCCTTTCTATGAATGCTGGATCATGGTCATTCAAGGCAGAGCAGAAAGCAAGATCTAATTGTCTGAGAACCCAACCCAGGGTGTTTGAATGATCTCAATTTCCCCCTTAAATTTTCTAAGCTACCAAACAAAGCATATCTTTTTtcaaaatgggaaaaaaatcaccaaattaatTGGATTTGGGGCAAAAGTTAGTTAGGCATCTCAAGATAATGAAAGAAGTATTCCAAAGAAGTCAAATGGGTAGCAGAATAGGTAAGCTGAGGCTTTTGTTAGGTGCTATATGGCTCCTGATAGGTGCCCATTTATAACCGAATTAAATCCTGTAGTATATGGATTTCTTAAATGGGTTGGGACGGGAAAATGGGTTATAGGTAATTcaactgaaaagaaaacaagatatTGACAACTATTATCATTGACCAACCCCCCTGAATGTTATTCAATCTACTGGTGTCACAGACAGTTAGATGCAAGAGTACACTAGCCTAGGCAAAAAGTTGATATATATGCACAAACTGTATTACTCACCAGCAAGCATGTCCCATGCACTGTAACTAGGCGGTTGATCCAAGTTCTTGGAAGGAATTTTGGATGGTTGATTCCAATATTGCCTGTAGAATTCTGGTTTCCGTCCCTTCTGCCAGATAATAACAGGAACCATTTCCATGGCAAGGCTCCGGGCATCCATCTGTTTGAAAGTTAACAACAACTGAGAAAGCTTATGAAATAATATGTACCTGTAGGCTAGCAATTATTTTTGCTCTGATCCACAGTTCCTCATTCAGTACaaggataaaataaaaaaggaaattgcaGATGGCCATAATAAATTAGATGAAGAATATCTTTAGTTGCATGAAAATTATAGCTGCACAGCAACAAACAACAGATAAACCTAATATATTTCCTTCATGGTCAATGTGGAGGAGCAAGTTAACCATGAAATGTTGTGATTTGATGAAAAATGCTGAACTTGAACAGAGGTAGGGGATAAAAGGAAAAGTAGTTGGTCTTGACCAGTTGACTATCAAATTGTGTTTTGCCCATCAGCAACCCCAAGTACAAGAAATTTCCATTTTCCAGACTCATATGGATTTCTGAGGCTTTGTATGATCCCAATGGatgtaaaaataaatcaagCAGTTAATGAATATCAATATATGGGGTGCCTTATTCATTGGAGACATGGTTGCATACAGTTTCAGTGGAACAATAGCTTAGAAAAGTTTAGATGCTAAATATAGGTATTTCAAAATTAACttccttgaattttttaatagatCAAGGCATGTTATCTTTCAAAAGCATTCAAAATAATTCTAATGAGCTAATCTAATGATCTTTTAAATCTTTTCTTCAGtcaagtttaaaatttttaaatagaaatataaTGCATACAAAGAGTGATAATCTAACTCAACTGATAATTCTATTGCTGGCTGGAAAAAGACACTGACAATATAATCCTCAATCAAGTGAGGAACTCATACCTAATAAGCCAATACTTGAGCCCACCTGCACCCCAAGACACGGGTGACACCCATGATAACCAATcccatttgagagagagaaagagaaagattcATGCCTTGTTAAGAAGTGACTTCTGGCTAACGCGGAGTAGCAGAGCAGTGATAAATTCCAGGGTCATGTAGTTTACACTAGGAAGCCTCTTCAGTATGTTTCTCATTGAATGAATGCTAGAACGAGCACCTTTGATCTCATCATAAAGCTCAAATGTAGTTAGTGGCTCAGGAAGGCTAGCTAAGTAGCACTTAGCTAGAGCTGCTACGTCAACTGGATTTACTCCTTCTGGTAATGATGCATTTGAATCTGTAATAAATATACTACAGCATTAGATTACAGctttatattataatatcaaCCAAATTAAACAAATGATAACAACTGCAGGGATACCTTGGTTGTATATAGAAACCAACTGTTGAATGACTTTTTTATCTCCTTCAGACTTAAAAAGGTCTGGTGAGTTTAGTCCttcaaattaaaacaataaacaGGTTACTCTCAgcatcaaaatgaaaaattaaagagtgGTTATATATTATACCAGGAAAACATACTTTGTCAAAACTTAATTACCTGATAATATGAGATAATCTGCACATCTGACCAAAATATGGGGAACAGGCTTGCTGGACTGTTGCCGTTGCACCGTAACCTCAATTGGAACTCCAAATACTAGGaaagcacaaaacaaaaaataaagaaatgacaGCCAACACTACAATACTAATTAAAAGCAACCCAAAGGCATTATGGATCTGTTAGTATAtaatagcttcttctttttttttaaaaaagtaaaaaagtaaaaagtaagaAATAAGAATACTTCATGTTCACGATGATGAACACAAAGTATCCAAAAAAGTACAAAGTAATTAAATAGGGAAATGCAGGGAGTCCTGGAACTCCAAAATAGAATTACAATGAGTAAAACCCCAAGCacaagaccaatcaaacaagGTACAAAACAACAAACACTTCAAATGATCAAGAGATTGCTCCATATCCTTAAAAGTGTGGCTATTCCTTTC contains the following coding sequences:
- the LOC115960299 gene encoding uncharacterized Rho GTPase-activating protein At5g61530, with protein sequence MPSAVSPPWQEKASGFFSSSGVKIKSAGQSAGTFVGEVAKDAKGNFTDVAERVGTMVKSRWAFLQQPSTKQAVQERLISAAATTGTLLRKGVEETKDKVVVGKTKVEEVAKKTAQKSKTILTDIERWQKGVASTDVFGVPIEVTVQRQQSSKPVPHILVRCADYLILSGLNSPDLFKSEGDKKVIQQLVSIYNQDSNASLPEGVNPVDVAALAKCYLASLPEPLTTFELYDEIKGARSSIHSMRNILKRLPSVNYMTLEFITALLLRVSQKSLLNKMDARSLAMEMVPVIIWQKGRKPEFYRQYWNQPSKIPSKNLDQPPSYSAWDMLAEEGESVDASSLIPLDDGVPTDFGAIEVVQCLIEHHNAIFTDANVTTWR